The nucleotide sequence GTGACCAGGGGACTCGGGTGGCCTTGCTGCAGGGTCTCGGCCAGGAACAGGTTCCAGTACCCGGCTCCGGACGCGATCAATACGATCACGACATCTAACAGCATGACCAGGGCCGTGGTGCGATGCTGCGGTGTCATCCCGATCTGCACGAAACCCAGGATCATCATGGGAACAAAGGCCAAGAAGGCGACCTCGGCCAGCGACGGGTAGGTCAGCACATCGTGGATGGCCAGATAAGCGTAGAGCACCTGACCGACTGTCCATGAAAAGAAGGCCAGCGCAAAAAAAGTCCAGGCACGTTTGCGTTCGTTCAGGCTGCGCCGGGCAGCCCTGAGGCACAGCAGGGCCGTACTCAGGTAGATCGGAACAAGGGCAAGCAACTTCACCAGCTCATGCCGCTTGTCGCCCACCTCAGGAAACAGCAACCAGAATATTTGAATTAGGAATGTTAGAAAAACAATCCCCAGGAGCAGTCCATCTGTTTTGTAGCGCACGGCTGGAAGTTTCTGCATCATCTCTCCGGTCGACCAATCCTGCTTGTGCGCCCACTTAAGCTTTTTTCCATTTTACTCATCTACTCCGCACATTTCCTATAGGGGCAGGTTTTGGGCACTGCGGATCACTGCTGTATAGGGTGGGGCCACAGGTGCTTAGCCAAGTATGAAGCGGGGATGTTACCGATCTGTGCTTCCGTAGGGGCGAACCCTATACAAATCCCCTCGAGGCCACGGCCCCAAGCGCTTCAGAACGACCGGAGGCGCATCCACGAACCCAAAACCCAGGTCCCGCTCCGCCCCAGGCCCCGGGGTGCAGCGCTCGAGGCCGCGCCTGCGCCCCCAGAAGGCACCGCGCATGATAGCTGTCTGACCCGTGCTGCCTAGGCTGCGGTGTATGCGTCGTCCTCTCGCCGTATGGATGCTGATGAGCCTGAGCCTCGCGACCGCCGCCCCGCTCCCGGCCGCTCCGCTGACCCTGGGCAAGCCCACCCTGCCCGAACACCGGACGGTGAGCCCCCTGCTGCCCGGGGTCACCCTCACGACCATCCGGCGAGGACAGATGGTCTCAGAACCGAGCTGGACCGTCAACGTTTCCGCCGTAAGCACCCGCCAAGACGGCGAGAAACTGCTGAACGACCTGAAAGCAGCCGGCTTCGAAGGACGCTTGGACCCCATGCACACCCAGGGAGTCATTCCGGGTGAGCTGGGCTTCATGGTGAGGGTGGGCCGCTTTTTTGCGCGCGCTCAGGCAGAGGCCACGCTGGCGGACCTGAAGGCCAAGAACTTCGGAGGGGGCGTGCAGAACCTCCTCGAGGACGGGGGTACGACCGAAGGGCCCTGGCACATTCAGGTCCTGAGCATCGAACCGAGCGCGCAGGCCACCGTCCGCGCAGCGCTGGCCTCGGACCTCGTTCCGGGCCGCGAAACCACCAGCGCCCTGGCCCGCCGACTGGGGGCCGTCGCCGCAGTCAACGGCGGCTTTTTCGTGGTGAACAGCAGCATGGGCAGCGAAGGCGACCTGGCCGGGATCAGCGTGATCAACGGTGAACTGGTCAGCGAAGCGGTCAACGGACGCCCCGCCCTGCTCATCGACCGTAACCGGCTGAGCGGCCGCATCGTTCAGGGCGTCACCTCGAGCCTGACCGTCACGGCAGGAACTGCCCACCGCGAGGCCAGCGGTCTGAACCGCAAGCCGGGCCTGATCTTCAACTGCGGAAACGCCGCCGCCTCCCCTACTTCAAAGCCCGCCCACGACTACGTATGTGGCAGCGACAGCGAGATGATCGTCTTTACGCGCGCCTTCGGTGAGGCCAGCGACGAAGGCGCAGGCTACGAAGTCAGCGTGGACCCGCACGGAACCGTGACCGCCGTGCAAGGCAAGCGCGGCATGCCCGTTCCCAACGGGGGAATGACCGTGCAGGCCACCGGGGACAGCGCGAAATGGCTGGCCGAACACGCCCGGGTCGGACAGAAGCTGAGTGTCTCCTACCGCGTGCGTGACGGGCAGGGCAACGAACTGCCCCTGCAAGCGGGGCTGGACATGGTCAACGGCGGCCCGACCCTGCTGGCCGCCGGGCAACCCGTGCAAAACTACGCAGCCGAAGGCTGGAGCCCCGAGGCCCTGCCCGGTTCGGCTGCCGCCGCCAGCGCAGCCTCGCGCCTGAACTTCTTCAACGGCTGGGTGCTGCGCCGCAATCCCCGCACCGCCGTGGGCACCATGCAAGATGGAACCCTGCTGTTCGTCACGGTGGACGGACGCAACCCCACCCACAGCGTAGGGGCTTCGATTCCCGAAATGGCCGCGCTGATGCGGGACCTGGGTGCCGTAGACGCCATGAACCTCGACGGTGGCGGCTCGACCGCGATCTACGCCAACGGCATGCTGCAAGGCATCTCCTCGGACGCCTCGGGCGAGCGCCCCGACGGCGACGCGATCGTGATCTTCTCGCGGCCTTAGCCGCCATAACCGGCTCGCCCACACATGGCCCTCGAGGGCCGGTGGTAAAGAAGAGGCCCTGACCAAGTCAGGGCCTCTTCTTTACCACTGTTTTCCTGTTTTCTGGTGGGCGGTGAGGGATTTGAACCCCCGACCACTCGCTTGTAAGGCGAACGCTCTACCGCTGAGCTAACCGCCCGGGCCCTAAGATTCTAGGGCATCTTGGCAATCCGGTCAAGGCGGGCAAATGTGTGTCCTCCCTCACCTCGAGGGGACTTATTGAGATAAAGTCTCAAAACGTGAGCGACCTCGAGGCCACCCTTTCCCGTCACGGTCTGCGGGTCACCGCGCCACGCGCGCAACTGTACGAGCTGCTGCGCCGCAGCGGGCGCCACCTCGGTATGACGGAGCTGCTCGAACGCCTGCCGCAGGTCGGACGCGCCACGCTGTACCGCAACCTCGAGCTGTTCGAGCGCCTGGGACTGGTCCGCCGGGTTGGCCCCGAGCGTTACGCAGCCTGCGCTCCGGGGCACCGCCACCTGCTGGCTTGCTCGGCGTGCGGGCTCGTCGTAGAGTTTGAAGCCTGCGCCGCCCAGGAGGTGGCCCACAGCGTCGCCGCCGAGAGCGGCTTCGTGATCACCGGCCACACCTTCGAGCTGACCGGGTTGTGCCCCCGCTGCCAGAAAGACCCATCATGAACACCTCCTTCTCTCCTACCCACCCGTATGTCCTCGAGGGGCGTGACCTGAGCGTGCGCTTCGGAGACCACACCGCCCTCGAGGGACTGTCTTTTCAGGTGCCGACCGGCGCGTTTCTGGCCATCGTCGGTCCGAACGGGGCCGGAAAGTCCACCCTGATCCGCACCTTGCTGGGGCTGGTCAAACCCACGCACGGCAGCGTGCGGGTGCTGGGGGACCTGCCCGGACAGCACCCGGAGCGCATCGGGTACGTACCGCAGATCAAGACCTTTGACCGCTCCTTCCCTGCCCTCGCGGTCGAACTGGTGCTCACCGGGGTGCGGCGCTCCTGGCCGGGTCCGCTGCGGCGGGCCGAGCGCGAACTGGCTTACGCCGCCCTGAACCGGGTGGGCGCGCTGGACCTGGCGGAGCGTCCGGTGGGGCGGCTCTCCGGCGGCGAGCTGCAGCGGGTCTATCTGGCTCGCGCCATGGCGCGGCGTCCCTCGCTGATCCTGCTCGACGAGCCTGCAACCGGCATCGACGCGCTGGGCGAGAAGGACATGTACGGGATGCTCGAGGCATACCGCGCCGAGAGCGGTGCCACCATCGGCATGATCACGCATGACTGGGACGTGGCCCGCTACCACGCCTCGCAGGTGATGGTGATCAACCGCCGCCTGTTCGGCTGCGGCCATCCCGAGCACGTGCTGTGCGAGGACTGCCTGGCGACCGCCTACGGCCACCGCCATCACATGCACGCGCAGGTGCAGCTGTGAGCGATCTTCTCGACCTGTTCTCGCTGCCGTTCATGCAGCGCGCGCTGCTCGCGGGCAGCCTGGTGGGCCTGCTGGGCGGGTATTACGGCGTGTTCATCGTGCAGCGCGGCCTGTCCTTTTTGGGAGACGGCCTGGCCCACGCGGCCTTCGGAGGCGTAGCGCTCGGGCTGCTGCTGGGTTGGACGCCGCTGTGGGTGGCTCTTCCCTTCACGGTGCTGGTGTCGCTGGGCATTACCCTGCTGCGGGACCGCACCAACTTGGGCAGCGACACGGCCATCGGCATCTTCTTTGCGGTGTCGGTGGCACTGGGCGTGCTGTTCCTGGGTCTGCGGCAGGACTACACCGTGGACGCCTTCGCGTACCTGTTCGGTTCGATCCTGGGCGTGGCCCCGCTCGACCTGTGGGCGGTGGCGGTGCTGGCACTGGTCACCGCCGCAGCCGTTCCCTGGACCTGGCGGTATTTTGCCTACGCGACCTTCGACGCTGAGCTGGCGCGGGCCGACCGTCTGCCGGTCAAACGGCACGACTACCTGCTGTCCACCCTGATCGCCCTGGCGGTGGTCGCGTCGGTCAAGGTGGTGGGGACCGTGCTGGTCGCGTCGTTCCTGGTAATCCCGGCGGCTACCGCCCGGCTGCTGAGCCGCACGCTCTACCAGATGACCCTGCTCAGCGTGATCCTTGGCGTGGGCGGCAGCGCGCTGGGCCTGATCGTGTCCTACCTGATCGATGTGCCGTCGGGCAGCACCATCATCTTGACCCAGGCGCTGATGTTTGTGCTGGCAGCCGTGAGCCGCCGCAAGGCCATCGTTTGAGGCGCGGGTGGGAACTGCGCCAAAATCCTTAGTTGACGTACTGGATTTACGGAAATAGACTGAGAACAGTTCGCATGATGCGTATCGAAGCTGCAGCAAGCGTTTCGGCCCACCCGCCCAGGAGGACAAGCCATGTGGATCTCGACCAAAGCACAATACGGACTCAGAGCCCTGATCGAGATCGGTAAGCAGCCCGGCCAGGCCGTACCGCTCAAGGACGTCGCCGAGAAACAGGACATCAGCCAGCACTACCTCGAGCAGATCGCCTCCAACCTGCGCCGTGCCGGCTTTATCCGTTCGGTGCGCGGCGCGCACGGCGGCTACAAGCTGGCGCGCAGTCCCGAGCAGATCGACGCCTGGGAAGTGGTTCTGGCCATGGAGGGCTCCATGGCTCCGGTCAACTGCCTCGAGGATTCCGACGCCTGCTCCCGCGCCGGATCGTGCGCGACCGAGGGCTTGTGGCGCCGGGTGGAGAACGCGGTGCGCGAGGTGCTGGGCAGCACCACCCTGGCCGACCTGATCCAGGAGAACCTATTGATCGAGCAGGCCCGTCTGGTGCAGCTCGAGCCGCATTATCCGGCGGCCAACTGAACTGCCGGACTTCAGGGGCGCAGAGCACGCGAGCTCTGCGCCCCTGAAGTCTGTGGGAATTCCTCTGGGAACCCCGGGCGCGCAGGCCGCATAGTGAAAGGTATGCTGAACGCCCTCTCGCTCATCCTTGGTATCATCGCGGCCATCGCCCTGCTGCTCGGCATCCTGCCGCTGTTCGGCTGGACGCTGTGGATCCTGACGGTTCCGGCGGGCATCATCGGCCTGATCCTGGGACTGCTCAGCGGCCAGCGCACCGGTGTAACCCTGAACGTGGTGGTGCTGGCCATCGCAGCCCTGCGGCTGTTTCTGGGCGGCGGGCTGCTGTAAGCGGCCCCTCAGCCTCCCAGCAGCAGGAACAGCTCACCGGGGCGCAGCAGGTGGAAGCGCCGCGCCGGATTGACCCGTTGCAGTTCGTCTACGAAGTGCGCCGGGTTCGCTCCGTTGAACGGCAGCAGATCAAAATGCGTGGGAATCACGAGGCCGATGTCCAGCGCCTCGGCCAGGGCCACCGCCTCGCGGGCGTCGAAGTTGCCCTTGAGGTTCGCTTTTCCCCGGAAGTAATCGCGCCCGTTGATCGGCACGAAGGCGGCGTCCAGCTTCCAGCGCGACAGGGTCTCGAGCAGCCCGTCGAACGGTACCGTGTCCCCGGCGTGGTACACGGTCACCCCGTTCCACTCGAGGACGAATCCCAGGTAAGGGTGCCCGCGCTCGCTGCGCTCGAGCCGCTCGTGGGCCGAGGCGATCACGTGAACGCGGGCACCGGCCACCTCGAGGGTCTCCCCCGCGTCCACGCTCGCAAGCCGGTCTTCCAGCCCGACCGAGGCGAGGTCCAGCGTGTGCGGGCCGTAAAAGCGGGCCTGGGGACTCGCGCGCCCCACCGCCTCCAGGGTCGCGGGATCAAAGTGGTCCGGGTGATCGTGGCTGATCAGGGCGGCGCTGACCCCGCCGAGTTCGGCAGGATCGACCGGGGGCGGGTAGGCGCGGCCCAGTTCGCCCGCGTCGGTCAGAAACGGATCGATCAGGATCAGGCCGCCCGGCCCGCGCAGGGCCACGCCGACTTGCCCCAGGCCCAGCAGGGCCAGGCTGCCGGGCAGAACCTCGAGGGAAAGAAAACGAGAGAGCATGTGTTCAGCCTCCGGATTCGGGCGCGTGGCCGCACCGTGCCAGCGCACTTTTTTAAGAAGCGCTAAGCGCGCGCGCCTCTGGGCCTGCGGCCTACCAGACGCAGGTAGGGAATCAACAGCAGCGGCATCCACGGCGCCAGATCCGGATCGATGTGCACGACGGCGATGGATGACAGGAAGACGATCGGGCCTCCCAGGGCACGCACCACCACCCGCCGCAGCTCAGCGCCCGACAGGTGGTGGTGCAGCAGCGAGCGGCGGTTCGCGTAAAACAGGATCGTCAGCTGAGCCATACCCAGCGAGGCGAGGTTAAGGGCGTAGAGGGTCCAGGCCAGTTCGAAATCCCGGTCCACGTCGGTCAGGCTTTCGGTAAACGGCAATAGCGACACGCACAGCAAAAAACCCAGGTTCAGGTACAACAGCCCCAGGCGGTGGCGCACGATCATCTCGAACAGACGGTGGTGCAACACCCAGTACACCCCGACCACCACAAAAGTAACCAGATA is from Deinobacterium chartae and encodes:
- a CDS encoding metal ABC transporter ATP-binding protein; this encodes MNTSFSPTHPYVLEGRDLSVRFGDHTALEGLSFQVPTGAFLAIVGPNGAGKSTLIRTLLGLVKPTHGSVRVLGDLPGQHPERIGYVPQIKTFDRSFPALAVELVLTGVRRSWPGPLRRAERELAYAALNRVGALDLAERPVGRLSGGELQRVYLARAMARRPSLILLDEPATGIDALGEKDMYGMLEAYRAESGATIGMITHDWDVARYHASQVMVINRRLFGCGHPEHVLCEDCLATAYGHRHHMHAQVQL
- a CDS encoding phosphodiester glycosidase family protein, with the protein product MRRPLAVWMLMSLSLATAAPLPAAPLTLGKPTLPEHRTVSPLLPGVTLTTIRRGQMVSEPSWTVNVSAVSTRQDGEKLLNDLKAAGFEGRLDPMHTQGVIPGELGFMVRVGRFFARAQAEATLADLKAKNFGGGVQNLLEDGGTTEGPWHIQVLSIEPSAQATVRAALASDLVPGRETTSALARRLGAVAAVNGGFFVVNSSMGSEGDLAGISVINGELVSEAVNGRPALLIDRNRLSGRIVQGVTSSLTVTAGTAHREASGLNRKPGLIFNCGNAAASPTSKPAHDYVCGSDSEMIVFTRAFGEASDEGAGYEVSVDPHGTVTAVQGKRGMPVPNGGMTVQATGDSAKWLAEHARVGQKLSVSYRVRDGQGNELPLQAGLDMVNGGPTLLAAGQPVQNYAAEGWSPEALPGSAAAASAASRLNFFNGWVLRRNPRTAVGTMQDGTLLFVTVDGRNPTHSVGASIPEMAALMRDLGAVDAMNLDGGGSTAIYANGMLQGISSDASGERPDGDAIVIFSRP
- a CDS encoding MBL fold metallo-hydrolase, yielding MLSRFLSLEVLPGSLALLGLGQVGVALRGPGGLILIDPFLTDAGELGRAYPPPVDPAELGGVSAALISHDHPDHFDPATLEAVGRASPQARFYGPHTLDLASVGLEDRLASVDAGETLEVAGARVHVIASAHERLERSERGHPYLGFVLEWNGVTVYHAGDTVPFDGLLETLSRWKLDAAFVPINGRDYFRGKANLKGNFDAREAVALAEALDIGLVIPTHFDLLPFNGANPAHFVDELQRVNPARRFHLLRPGELFLLLGG
- a CDS encoding transcriptional repressor, which codes for MSDLEATLSRHGLRVTAPRAQLYELLRRSGRHLGMTELLERLPQVGRATLYRNLELFERLGLVRRVGPERYAACAPGHRHLLACSACGLVVEFEACAAQEVAHSVAAESGFVITGHTFELTGLCPRCQKDPS
- a CDS encoding TMEM175 family protein — protein: MAHDERPVSAQALHRDGDEAHTDFSRLFALSDGLFAIVLTLLALDLRVPDHLPAGDLKAELLQLSPKLLGYLVTFVVVGVYWVLHHRLFEMIVRHRLGLLYLNLGFLLCVSLLPFTESLTDVDRDFELAWTLYALNLASLGMAQLTILFYANRRSLLHHHLSGAELRRVVVRALGGPIVFLSSIAVVHIDPDLAPWMPLLLIPYLRLVGRRPRGARA
- a CDS encoding metal ABC transporter permease, whose product is MSDLLDLFSLPFMQRALLAGSLVGLLGGYYGVFIVQRGLSFLGDGLAHAAFGGVALGLLLGWTPLWVALPFTVLVSLGITLLRDRTNLGSDTAIGIFFAVSVALGVLFLGLRQDYTVDAFAYLFGSILGVAPLDLWAVAVLALVTAAAVPWTWRYFAYATFDAELARADRLPVKRHDYLLSTLIALAVVASVKVVGTVLVASFLVIPAATARLLSRTLYQMTLLSVILGVGGSALGLIVSYLIDVPSGSTIILTQALMFVLAAVSRRKAIV
- a CDS encoding RrF2 family transcriptional regulator; protein product: MWISTKAQYGLRALIEIGKQPGQAVPLKDVAEKQDISQHYLEQIASNLRRAGFIRSVRGAHGGYKLARSPEQIDAWEVVLAMEGSMAPVNCLEDSDACSRAGSCATEGLWRRVENAVREVLGSTTLADLIQENLLIEQARLVQLEPHYPAAN